Sequence from the Flavobacterium sp. TR2 genome:
AAGCCGATTGAATAAACAATCGGCTAATTATCTAATTGACTATTTTTTTTAATTAATCAGACTTTTTACTTCATCAAAATTTAGTCCTCCATAATTTCCTGAACTCATTAATAAAAGAGCCGAATTATCTAAATTTAAGTTGAATAAATATTCTTTAAATTCTGCTGGATTGGTATAAATGATTAAATCTTTTCTGTTGAACGCTGTAGCAATCTGTTCGTAAGTCACTTCTTCAAGCTGCTTAATTTTTACAGCATCTGGCGAGTAAAAAACAACAGCAACATCAGCATATTCTAAAGCGCCTTCATATTCTTTCAAAAATTCAGCATTTAAGCTGCTATAAGTATGCAATTCTAAACAAGCTACCAAAGTTCTGTTAGGATACTGCTCTTTAACCGCTTTTGTCGTCGCAGCCACTTTACTTGGCGAATGCGCAAAATCTTTATAAGCGACTTTTCCTTTTCCTTCTGCGATTTTCTCTAAACGTTTAGAAGCTCCTTTAAAGCTCGCAATTGCTTCGTAGAAATCGGCTTCGTCTACACCCATATTCTGGCAGATCCATTTTGCTCCAGCAAGATTATTTAAGTTATGCGCTCCAAAAACTTCAATTGGCATATCGCCTTCCGGAGTTTTCAATAAAGTTACGCCGTCGCTTACAGTATATTCAGGAGTCGAATAGGCAATTTTTCTAATCGGATTGGTTGCTGCTTCAGAAACACGTTTTACTTCTGGATCATTTTCATTGTAAACCAAAATTCCTCCATTAGTAATTTTTTCAATGAAAATTTCAAACTGCTCCACATAGTTTTCGTACGTTGGAAAAACATTAATATGATCCCAAGCAATTCCAGAAATCAAAGCAATATTGGGCTGATACAAATGAAACTTCGGACGTCTGTCAATTGGCGAAGACAAATACTCATCGCCTTCCAAAACCATAAAATCGTTTTCTTCTGTAAGATGCACCATTGTATCAAATCCTTCCAACTGAGCCCCTACCATATAATCTACTGCAATATTATGATAATGCATTACATGAAGTATCATTGAGGTAATGGTGGTTTTTCCATGCGAACCGCCGATTACAACACGCGTCTTATTTTTTGACTGCTCATATAAAAATTCTGGATAAGAATAGATTTTCAGGCCTAATTCCTGCGCTTTCAGCAATTCAGGGTTATCTGCTTTGGCGTGCATTCCTAAAATAATAGCATCAATATCAGAAGTTATTTTTTCTGGAAACCAACCCAATTCTGCCGGAAGAATTCCTTTTTTTTCTAATCTTGATTTTGAAGGTTCAAAAATAGCATCATCACTTCCTGTAACTTGATATCCTTTGTTATGTAATGCTAATGCTAGGTTGTGCATTGCACTTCCGCCAATGGCGATGAAATGTGTTTTCATTTAAAATGTTTAATCGTTAAACTGTTTAATCGGTTAATCGAAATGGCAAATAACTTATAAACTCCATAATTATTCTTCAAAAATAAGGAAATATAATATGTCACATTTGGTTTTAAAGATAAATAATTGCATCCAACAAAAAACCCGACAAGTTTTAGAAACCTGTCGGGTTTGATATTTATAATCAGACAAAAGATTATTTTGCAATCGTCAATTCGTCGATGATATTTTTAGCTCCAGCGTATTTGTCAATAATCCAAAGCACATAACGAATATCAACGTTGATAGTTCTCTGCAATTTAGAATCGAAAATTACGTCACCAGCCATCGCTTCGATGTTTCCATCAAAAGCAATACCGATTAACTCACCTTTTCCGTTAAGAACTGGCGAACCAGAGTTTCCTCCTGTAATATCGTTATCTGTCAAGAAATTTACTGGCATATATCCTGCTTTATCAGCATATTGTCCGTAATCTTTTTTCTTGTTCAATTCTAATAAACGAGCTGGCAAGTCAAATTCCTGATCTCCTGCTTTGTATTTTTTAACCATACTTTCCATTGTAGTATAGTTGTTGATTTTAGCATCGTTGCGAGGATCTGCAGGTAAAGCGCGAACTTTTCCGTAAGTTAACCTCAACGTAGAATTTGCATCAGGGTATTTAATTGCATTCAATTTAGACTCTCTCAAACCTTCTACCAATTTACGGTAAGCGGCTGCAAAACCATCATCTGCTTTTGCCTGATCGTCAGTTTTAGAACGGTATTTAGTCAATAAATCATTAGAAATAATGTACAACGGATCGTGTACAATTGCCAATGGTTTTGGATCTGCTAAAAATGCCAATACTTTTTCTTTAGTTGTAAAATAACTAATTTCAGTTGCTTTTGCTACATCTGCAGTAAAATCGCCGTTGTTAGCCGTTTTCATTTTTGCAATTTCTGGCGCAAGTCCGTACTCAGCAGCTTTAGAAGCGTATAAATTCAATTGAGCAGTTAAAACATCTTTTTCTAATGGCGCATAAAAATCTCCATAAATACTTTCTACCAACGCATTGATTTTAGGAAGCATTTCAGCTTTTTTAGCATCATTTTCTTTATAGTAAGCAATTAATGCATTTCCTAAATTAGCTGGTCCAGTTGCATACGCAGAAGTACGTAAAAGCTGTGTCAAATAATTATCATGACGTGCTTTTAAGTTTGTTTCTCTGTAATAATCGTTGATTGTCGGAATTACATTTTCATATTTCTCTTTGTTTGCAGGTTTAGTTGCCCACTCGTAGAATTTATCTTCTTGTTCAGTTTTAGCATCAACCGTTCCAGCTTTTGTTAAAGCATCGATCATACCTTGACGGTTTTTCCAGTAGTTTGCAGTCGAAGCATATTTAGAGGCGTACTGTAAACGAACAGTTGCATCTTTATCCATATACTTTTTCATAACATCCATTCCTGTTTTTGCACCTTCAACCCAAGCAGGATAAGCATATTTAATGTTTTGCTCAATTCCTCCAGCTGGCATCCAACGGTTTGTTCTACCTGGATAACCTAAGATCATTGCAAAATCATTTTCTTTTACTCCTTTTAAACTTACAGGCAAATAGTGCTTTGGCTGTAATGGCACATTGTCTTTAGAATATGCAGCTGGATTTCCGTCTTTGTCAGCATACACTCTAAACATAGAGAAATCTCCAGTTTGACGCGGCCACTCCCAGTTATCTGTATCCCCACCAAATTTACCAACGCTTTCAGGAGGAGTTCCTACTAAACGAACGTCTGTGTAATCTTGGTAAACAAAATAGTAATATTCATTTCCTTGAAAGAAAGGACGAACAGAAACTGTATACTTTCCGTTTTCGCTGTTTTCTTTTTCGATCAAAGCGATTTCTTGCTGAATAACTTTGTTTCTTTCCGTTTCTGTCATAGTATCATTTACTTTTGACAAGATTCTTTTTGAAACATCATCCATACGAACGAAGAAACGAACAAACAAAGATTTAGGTTTTAGTTCTTCTGAACGGCTTTTTGCCCAAAAACCATTTTTCAAATGATTTTGTTCTGCAGTTGAAAGTTCTGCAATCGCACTATATCCGCAGTGATGATTCGTAAGTACCAAACCGCTATTAGAAACGATTTCTGCAGTACAACCACCATTAAATTGCACAATTGCATCTTTTAAGCTATGGTGATTAATGCTGTAAATTTCCTCGGCTGTCAATTGCAAGCCCATTTTTTCCATATCTCTATGGTTCAATCTTTCGATAAACATCAAAAACCACATTCCTTCATCGGCTCTCATTGGGAAAGCCATAAGGCACATGGTCAAGAATAAAATTACTTTTTTCATGTTATTTTGTTTAAGTGATGCGAATATAAGCCATTTTAACAATTATCTCAACCAAAACAATCTTAAAATTAAAAATGATACTATATTTTTAGCGGTTTATTACGAATTTAACATCATTAAGCAAAAAAGGTGTCCTGAGAACAGAACACCTTTTAGATAATTAAGTAAGTTTCATTATTCGTTAAGCATTTTCCAAAGCCTGTCTTTCAAATCTGTCAAACCTTGCTGCGCAACAGATGAAATAAACATATAAGGAACATCTTTGAAAGAAACGTCTAATTCAGCTTTCAATTCAGCCTTCAATTCATCATCCAGCATATCGCATTTTGAGATTACAACAAGACGTTCTTTGTCTAACATTTCAGGATTGTATTTGGTCAATTCGTTAACCAAAATATCGTATTCTGCTTTAATATCTGCCGTGTCAACAGGAATTAAAAATAACAAAGTCGAATTACGCTCAATATGACGCAAGAAATAATGCCCTAAACCTTTTCCTTCTGCTGCCCCTTCAATAATACCAGGAATATCGGCAATTACAAAAGATTGAAAATCTCTGTAAGCCACAATTCCTAAATTTGGTTTTAAGGTCGTAAACGGATAATCTGCAATTTTTGGCTTTGCAGAAGTCAAAACAGACAATAAAGTAGATTTTCCTGCATTCGGGAAACCAACCAAACCAACATCTGCCAAAACTTTAAGTTCTAGGATCACGTCCATTTCCACACCAAGCAAACCTGGCTGCGCATAACGAGGCGTTTGATTTGTCGAACTTCTAAAATGCCAGTTTCCTAAACCTCCCTTTCCTCCTCTTGCCAGAATCTGTTTCTCTCCATGTTCTGTAATTTCAAAAAGTGTCTCTCCAGTTTCTTTGTCTTTTACAACAGTTCCTAGCGGCACTTCAATGATTTTATCTTCTCCGTCTGCACCTGTGCTTCTGTCAGAACCTCCATCTCCGCCGTGCCCCGCCTTAATATGACGCGCAAACTTTAGATGAAATAATGTCCAGAGTCCTTTATTCCCAACTAAATACACGTGCCCTCCACGACCACCGTCTCCTCCGTCTGGACCTCCTTTTTCAATAAATTTCTCTCTATGTAAATGCGTAGAGCCTTTTCCTCCTTTTCCGGAAGAAACATATATCTTAACGTAATCTACAAAATTTCCTTCTGTCATTTTCTTTGTTTATGTAAAGCCTCAAGTTTCAGGATTCCGGTTTCAGGTTATGCGCTGCCTAACTTGAAACGTAAAACGTGAAACATGAAACAAATTTTCCTCTACTCTTTTAGCGCTTTTACAAGCACTTTATCAATCTTAACGCCATCCATGTCGACCACTTCAAGGACGAACTTCTGCCAAACCAATTTTTCTCCTTCTTTTGGAATATGAGACAGCTCGGTCATAATCATTCCGCTTACGGTGTTTACTTCGTAATCGTTTGTTAATTCATCCAACTCAAAATAGGTCAAAAAGTCGTGTAACGAATAATGTCCGTCAACAAGCCACGAGCCGTCTTCTCTTTCGATAAGCTGGAATTCATCTTTATAAAATTCTGCGGCATCGCCCACTAAAGCTTCTAAGATGTCATTCAAAGTAATCATACCCTGAAAAACACCATATTCATCAGAAACTAAAGCGTAATGAACACCTGTTTTTTTGAAATTTTCTAAGGCTTTATAGGCCGTAGTCTGTTCCATTAAATAAGGCGCATCAGATAATATTGACCCTAGATCGAAATTATCTTTTTCGATATTGGCAAAGATATTTTTAAGTGTTACCACTCCCACAATATCGTCGTAATTATCATTATAAACAGGATAAACTGCATGAAGATCCTGAACTACAAGTTCTTTAATTTTTTCTTTATCGGCTTTTAATGGCAACATATCAACCGACTTGCGGTGTGTCATTAAAGAATTTACTTTTCGGTCTCCAATATGGAAAACGCGTTCCACAATATCCTGCTCAATTTCCTGAACTTCACCTACCTCTGTTCCTTCTTTAATGATAGCTTTAATTTCTTCTTCGGTAACTTTTCCGTCAGCAGTTGGTTTTATTTGAAGAACATTCAATAAAAAATCTGTCGACGAAGTAAGCAGCCAAATAAATGGGGCCGTAATAATCGAAATCACTTTCATTGGCATTGCCACCATTTTTGCAATTGCTTCCGGATAATTTAATCCAATTCGTTTTGGAAGCAATTCTCCTAAAACCAATGAGAAGAAAGTTAAAACTACAACCACAATTCCTACCGCGATCGAGTGCGCATAAGGTTTAAGAACTGCAAATCCTGCAACAAAAAGCTCAACATCTGCCGTTATTTTGTCGCCAGAATAAATACCCGTCAAAATTCCGATTAAGGTAATTCCGATTTGTACTGTAGATAAAAACTTATTTGGGGAATTGGCTAAGTCCAGTGCTGTTTTAGCACTTTTGTTGCCTTTTTTCGCTGCTGTTTCCAACCTGTTTTTACGGGCCGAAATCAAGGCGATTTCAGACATGGAGAAAACTCCGTTTAATAGAATTAGAAAAAATATAATTAGTATTTCCAATTGATAGTGGATTCGTTATAAAATAGTCTCGTTAAAATAATTTGCAATCGTAATCTAAATAGCTGTCTGTTAAAAAACTAATTTTTCTAACTCAAAAATCTTGATTTTCATATTCGAATGAAAAAATAATTCTAAAGTTAGAAAAATAGTTTTTTAGCGCCCCGACGCATATCGGGACTTCACGTGCAGCTGGGGAAAAAGCTTCTACAAATTATCTATAACTGACGTTAAGCGCTCTGTAATTTGTTCAATAGTTCCGATACCGTCTACAGCATGAAACTTATTTTGTTCTTTATAATATCCAATTAGAGGAGCTGTTTTCTCATTGTATTCCTGATATCTCACACGAATTTTTTCTTCGTCCTGATCGTCAGCTCTTCCGCTTGTTTTTCCTCTTTCTAATAGACGTTTCACCAAAATTTCATCATCAGCTTCT
This genomic interval carries:
- the murC gene encoding UDP-N-acetylmuramate--L-alanine ligase, giving the protein MKTHFIAIGGSAMHNLALALHNKGYQVTGSDDAIFEPSKSRLEKKGILPAELGWFPEKITSDIDAIILGMHAKADNPELLKAQELGLKIYSYPEFLYEQSKNKTRVVIGGSHGKTTITSMILHVMHYHNIAVDYMVGAQLEGFDTMVHLTEENDFMVLEGDEYLSSPIDRRPKFHLYQPNIALISGIAWDHINVFPTYENYVEQFEIFIEKITNGGILVYNENDPEVKRVSEAATNPIRKIAYSTPEYTVSDGVTLLKTPEGDMPIEVFGAHNLNNLAGAKWICQNMGVDEADFYEAIASFKGASKRLEKIAEGKGKVAYKDFAHSPSKVAATTKAVKEQYPNRTLVACLELHTYSSLNAEFLKEYEGALEYADVAVVFYSPDAVKIKQLEEVTYEQIATAFNRKDLIIYTNPAEFKEYLFNLNLDNSALLLMSSGNYGGLNFDEVKSLIN
- a CDS encoding S46 family peptidase, whose protein sequence is MKKVILFLTMCLMAFPMRADEGMWFLMFIERLNHRDMEKMGLQLTAEEIYSINHHSLKDAIVQFNGGCTAEIVSNSGLVLTNHHCGYSAIAELSTAEQNHLKNGFWAKSRSEELKPKSLFVRFFVRMDDVSKRILSKVNDTMTETERNKVIQQEIALIEKENSENGKYTVSVRPFFQGNEYYYFVYQDYTDVRLVGTPPESVGKFGGDTDNWEWPRQTGDFSMFRVYADKDGNPAAYSKDNVPLQPKHYLPVSLKGVKENDFAMILGYPGRTNRWMPAGGIEQNIKYAYPAWVEGAKTGMDVMKKYMDKDATVRLQYASKYASTANYWKNRQGMIDALTKAGTVDAKTEQEDKFYEWATKPANKEKYENVIPTINDYYRETNLKARHDNYLTQLLRTSAYATGPANLGNALIAYYKENDAKKAEMLPKINALVESIYGDFYAPLEKDVLTAQLNLYASKAAEYGLAPEIAKMKTANNGDFTADVAKATEISYFTTKEKVLAFLADPKPLAIVHDPLYIISNDLLTKYRSKTDDQAKADDGFAAAYRKLVEGLRESKLNAIKYPDANSTLRLTYGKVRALPADPRNDAKINNYTTMESMVKKYKAGDQEFDLPARLLELNKKKDYGQYADKAGYMPVNFLTDNDITGGNSGSPVLNGKGELIGIAFDGNIEAMAGDVIFDSKLQRTINVDIRYVLWIIDKYAGAKNIIDELTIAK
- the obgE gene encoding GTPase ObgE, encoding MTEGNFVDYVKIYVSSGKGGKGSTHLHREKFIEKGGPDGGDGGRGGHVYLVGNKGLWTLFHLKFARHIKAGHGGDGGSDRSTGADGEDKIIEVPLGTVVKDKETGETLFEITEHGEKQILARGGKGGLGNWHFRSSTNQTPRYAQPGLLGVEMDVILELKVLADVGLVGFPNAGKSTLLSVLTSAKPKIADYPFTTLKPNLGIVAYRDFQSFVIADIPGIIEGAAEGKGLGHYFLRHIERNSTLLFLIPVDTADIKAEYDILVNELTKYNPEMLDKERLVVISKCDMLDDELKAELKAELDVSFKDVPYMFISSVAQQGLTDLKDRLWKMLNE
- a CDS encoding hemolysin family protein produces the protein MEILIIFFLILLNGVFSMSEIALISARKNRLETAAKKGNKSAKTALDLANSPNKFLSTVQIGITLIGILTGIYSGDKITADVELFVAGFAVLKPYAHSIAVGIVVVVLTFFSLVLGELLPKRIGLNYPEAIAKMVAMPMKVISIITAPFIWLLTSSTDFLLNVLQIKPTADGKVTEEEIKAIIKEGTEVGEVQEIEQDIVERVFHIGDRKVNSLMTHRKSVDMLPLKADKEKIKELVVQDLHAVYPVYNDNYDDIVGVVTLKNIFANIEKDNFDLGSILSDAPYLMEQTTAYKALENFKKTGVHYALVSDEYGVFQGMITLNDILEALVGDAAEFYKDEFQLIEREDGSWLVDGHYSLHDFLTYFELDELTNDYEVNTVSGMIMTELSHIPKEGEKLVWQKFVLEVVDMDGVKIDKVLVKALKE